In the Colletotrichum lupini chromosome 1, complete sequence genome, one interval contains:
- a CDS encoding cytochrome c oxidase polypeptide 5, with product MLRPTVSLARTGLRAHSAVIRRAASTHAISNPTLANIEKRWEGMPLQEQAELWMALRDRMKGPWAELTLQEKKAAYWIAFGPHGPRSGTPAGETGRVFWGVMAAVAASLAIFSTVRMFAGPAPDTMTKEYQEASNEFLKKQNSDPLTGLSSEGYSGKGMVQSPPKA from the exons ATGTTGCGCCCGACCGTTTCCCTGGCCCGTACCGGCCTGCGCGCCCACTCCGCCGTCATCCGCCGCGCCGCTTCCACCCACGCCATCTCCAACCCTACGCTCGCCAACATCGAGAAGAGATGGGAGGGCATGCCCCTCCAGGAGCAGGCCGAGCTCTGGATGGCCCTGAGAGACCGCATGAAGGGCCCCTGGGCTGAGCTCACCCTtcaggagaagaaggccg CCTACTGGATTGCCTTTGGCCCTCACGGTCCCCGCTCCGGTACCCCCGCCGGCGAGACCGGCCGCGTCTTCTGGGGCGTCAtggccgccgtcgccgccagcTTGGCCATCTTCTCCACCGTCCGCATGTTCGCCGGTCCTGCTCCCGACACCATGACCAAGGAGTACCAGGAGGCGTCCAACGAGTTCCTCAAG AAACAAAATTCCGACCCCCTCACTGGTCTCTCCTCCGAGGGCTACTCCGGCAAGGGCATGGTCCAGTCTCCTCCCAAGGCTTAA
- a CDS encoding alpha amylase — MAAVAQNSANTIALDGPSGAADGFPTDGTGVVKLDPWLSPFQESLKRRYSRAQDWIKKINDTEGGLEKFSKGTSLFGFNVDHDNNIIYREWAPNATQAFLTGDFNNWDRNSHEMKKNDFGVFEITLPANNGQAAIPHNSKVKISLQLPSGERVDRLPAWIKYVTQDLSVSPAYDARFWNPPAGEKYEFKYPRPQKPRSARVYEAHVGISSPELRVATYKEFTQNMLPRIRDLGYNVIQLMAVMEHAYYASFGYQINNFFAASSRYGPPEDLKELVDVAHSMGITVLLDVVHSHASKNVLDGLNEFDGTDHQYFHEGGRGRHELWDSRLFNYGHHEVMRFLLSNLRFWMDEYHFDGFRFDGVTSMLYQHHGIGTGFSGGYHEYFGPDADEEAIAYLMIANELLHSLYPEVITIAEDVSGMPALCLPLSLGGVGFDYRLAMAVPDMWIKILKETKDENWDIGNICFTLTNRRHGEKTIAYAESHDQALVGDKTLMFHLCDAEMYTNMSTLTPLTPVIDRGMALHKMIRLLTHGLGGEGYLNFEGNEFGHPEWLDFPREGNQNSFWYARRQLNLTDDHLLRYQFLNNFDRAMNTTEGKYGWLAAPQAYISLKNENDKVIVFERAGVVFIFNFHPTESFADYRIGIDVPGSYKVILNTDSKDFGGHARVDEGTRFFTTAMEWNNRKNWTHVYIPSRSALVLGLESPISQHS, encoded by the exons ATGGCCGCTGTTGCTCAGAACTCTGCCAATACCATCGCTCTAGACGGACCGAGCGGTGCTGCCGATGGCTTCCCAACCGATGGCACTG GCGTTGTCAAGCTTGACCCCTGGCTGTCGCCTTTTCAGGAATCCTTGAAGAGGCGCTACTCTCGCGCTCAGGACTGGATCAAGAAAATCAATGATACTGAAGGTGGGCTTGAGAAGTTCTCCAAG GGCACCTCACTCTTTGGATTCAATGTCGACCATGACAACAACATCATTTACCGAGAATGGGCACCCAACGCCACTCAGGCTTTCCTGACTGGTGACTTCA ATAATTGGGACCGGAACTCTCATGAGATGAAGAAGAATGACTTCGGAGTTTTCGAAATTACTCTTCCCGCAAACAATGGCCAGGCTGCAATCCCTCACAACTCCAAAGTCAAG ATCTCCTTGCAACTTCCCAGCGGCGAGCGCGTCGACCGGCTCCCTGCGTGGATCAAGTACGTGACGCAAGATCTGTCCGTATCCCCAGCTTACGATGCTCGTTTCTGGAATCCTCCTGCGGGAGAAAAGTACGAGTTCAAGTACCCGAGGCCACAAAAGCCTCGCAGCGCACGCGTATACGAGGCCCATGTGGGAATCTCATCACCCGAGTTGCGCGTTGCAACTTACAAGGAGTTCACCCAAAACATGCTGCCCAGAATCCGAGATCTCGGATATAACGTTATTCAGCTCATGGCAGTTATGGAGCATGCCTACTATGCCAGCTTTGGGTACCAGATCAACAACTTCTTCGCCGCTAGCAGTCGTTACGGACCACCGGAAGACCTCAAGGAATTGGTCGACGTGGCTCACAGCATGGGAATCACTGTGCTTCTCGATGTTGTTCACAGCCATGCCTCCAAGAACGTTCTGGATGGACTCAACGAATTCGACGGCACAGACCACCAATACTTCCACGAGGGAGGACGTGGCCGCCATGAGCTGTGGGACAGCAGGCTGTTCAACTACGGTCATCACGAAGTGATGAGATTCTTGCTCAGCAACCTGCGGTTCTGGATGGACGAGTACCACTTTGATGGTTTCCGTTTCGACGGTGTGACGAGCATGCTCTACCAGCACCACGGTATCGGAAC TGGATTCTCTGGTGGCTACCACGAGTACTTTGGGCCGGACGCTGATGAGGAGGCGATTGCTTACCTCATGATTGCGAACGAACTGCTGCACTCATTGTACCCGGAAGTTATTACCATCGCTGAGGATGTTTCGGGTATGCCGGCTCTTTGCCTGCCGCTCTCCCTTGGTGGTGTGGGCTTCGATTATCGACTCGCCATGGCTGTCCCGGATATGTGGATCAAGATCCTCAAGGAGACGAAGGACGAAAACTGGGACATTGGCAACATCTGCTTCACTCTCACAAATCGGAGACATGGCGAGAAGACTATTGCCTATGCTGAAAGTCACGACCAAGC GCTTGTGGGTGACAAGACCCTCATGTTTCATCTTTGCGATGCCGAGATGTACACGAACATGTCAACTTTGACTCCCTTGACGCCGGTCATTGACCGCGGCATGGCCCTCCACAAAATGATTCGTCTGTTGACTCACGGTCTCGGCGGCGAAGGCTACCTGAACTTTGAGGGCAATGAATTTGGCCATCCTGAATGGCTTGACTTCCCGCGCGAGGGCAACCAGAATTCGTTCTGGTATGCTAGACGCCAGCTGAACCTCACTGATGATCATTTGCTTCGATACCAATTTTTGAACAACTTTGATCGCGCAATGAACACCACCGAGGGCAAGTACGGCTGGTTAGCCGCGCCTCAGGCGTACATCTCTCTCAAGAATGAGAATGACAAGGTCATTGTTTTCGAGAGGGCTGGCGTAGTCTTCATTTTCAACTTCCATCCCACTGAGAGCTTCGCGGATTACAGAATCGGCATTGATGTGCCCGGCTCTTACAAGGTTATCCTCAACACTGACTCCAAAGACTTTGGAGGTCACGCGCGGGTGGATGAGGGAACCCGATTCTTCACCACTGCCATGGAGTGGAACAACCGCAAGAACTGGACTCACGTCTACATTCCCAGCAGATCTGCCTTG GTGCTTGGCTTGGAGTCACCCATCTCCCAGCACTCCTAA